DNA sequence from the Marinilongibacter aquaticus genome:
TATTCCACCCATTGATTTGTCTTTTGGGTACCCGCACAGCCTTGACAACCGAACCCACAGGAAAAGGGCCACGCAAGGACGTACCGGTACCCTCGGCCCTAATTCAGCAGGCCCTGGTCGCGGAAGGAGTAATGCCCCTCCGAGCTCAGGATAAGGGAGTCCAGCAGGCGGATGTCGAACAGTTCGGCCGCCTGTTCCAGCCGGCGGGCGAATTCCCTGTCCTCACGCGAGGGCTGCAGCCTGCCGCTGGGGTGGTTGTGGGCTATGGCCACCGCCCGGGCATTCGACAGCACCGCCGCCCTGATGATGTAGCGGAAGGGCACCAGGGACTGGTAAAGCCCCCCGGAGGAGATCCTGCTCACGCACAGCGGCTTCAGCTCGCTGTCCATGCACAGCACCCACACCTCCTCGTGGTCGTCCATGCAATCCGTGAAAAAGGGCCTGAAGGCCACATCCAGCCGCTGCGGGCTGTTCAGCGAGATCCGTGCCGTACCCCTTCGCACCGCACTCACCCTGAGTTCCATGAACTCCGTCGAAAACACCGTTGAATTGATCCTGTCCATATCCGTACTGTTTTCCGCTCACCGGGCCACGGGGGGACGGAACGCGGAAAGAAAATCGGGAGGCTCCGCACGGCGGAAACCCTAATTTCTTTTGTCCGCCAACCCGTGGCCAATTTAGGGAAACAGTCGGACGGACAGGGAAAGGCCGGATCCCACCGCCGGGGAACGCGATCGGGGCGGCAAGGAAGAGAGACCATTTCCGGCCAGGCCCTTAAACCGGGGCAAACCGCCCACACCATGGATCGAAACCCACGCACGAGACGGAACCTATCCAACCGTTGGAACACTAGAGATCATCCCCGGCAGCAATTTCCCAATCAGTAAGTTCGGACTTATATTCAATATCCTCGACCTCTTCCAGATTCGCGGCATGGATTTGCCCCTTGAGCATTCTTTCGCGTTCTGAAAGAAGAAGATCATTAATGAATCTGCTACGATTCTTACCCGCCTCTGTTACCAGAAAGCCAAAAGCATCCTGATCCAGTGATATGGTCATCCTGTGTGACATGTTTTCATACTCCTTATATGATTAGAGTATCATACCATTTACATGATGTCAAATTGTCTCAGCAAGATCCAAGAGTAGGCACGTACGCCTAATCCCGAACACATTATTAGCCATAATCCTTAACAAAAGAAAAACGACTTTCCAACATAGAAGTAATTAGAACAATATCTAACCTTGTGTTTGAATTCCCCTTCTTGGAAGTATTAGTTAAGGCTTGACCATCCTAGAATTAAAGTTAAAAAACCAATGGCCCTGGCTTAACTTAATCCATTGGCTTATAATTATTTGGTCCGTAAAAATAAGTATCTTGCAATTGACAAAACGAAAACGTGCCTGAATGAGAAAAAAACTATTTATAAGCCACGCAACCCCAATAGACAATGCATTCACACAATGGCTTTCACTCAAATTAATAGCCCTTGGCTATACAGTTTGGTGCGACATTCTATTCTTGGAAAAGGGGGTAGATTTTTGGAAAGTAATTGAAAATGAGATTCGCCAAAATACAATCAAATTTCTATTGGTATGTACGTCGGAATCACTTGAACGGGAAGGTGTTTTACAAGAGCTGGCAGTTGCAAAATCTGTCAAAAGAAGCCTTGGCGATGAGGCGTTTATATACCCATTAGTAATTGATAAAAATTTGAAGTATTCAGATTTACCTGTTGAAATTATCCGTCTTAATTCAATAGATTTTAAGGCATCATGGGCAAAGGGTTTGCAAGATTTGCTACAAGCATTAGAAAAAGAACAAGTAGTCCCAAATCCGCCCTCTCCAGAAAAAAGCAAAGTCGTGTATGACCAGCTTTTCACTTTAGGTAGAACCGTAGTCAACAGGGAAGAGATTTTTGATTCCAGCTGGTTCCAAATTGAAGAACTTCCAGTCGAACTTAGATTCCATCGATTTAGACATAATATTCCACGGGGGTTTAAACCTGAAATGGTTCAATATCCTGCGGTCAGATTTGGCGAATATATAGCCACTTTTGCTTGGGAGTATGATTTTATTGATGTTTGGCCGAAAACTGAGACCTATCGGAATAGTGAGTCCATCAGAATACCTATAGGTGCAATTCTTGCTGATGAGTATGAGTCTGACTTTATTAGAAAAGGAGAAGCAAAAAGAATAGTTGTACAGCTACTCAATCAGGCTTTTGAAAAGAATTTTCGCTCGGAAAAAGTAACGCAATATTCTATGTCTAATAAAATGGCATACTGGTTCAGAAAAGGTGTTCTTGAAAAGGACAAGCATAATTCTGTTTTGATGGTTGGAAAAATCAAAGAGAATAATTGGCATTTCGGGATTGCAGGATCTGCCAAACTATACCCATTTCCCTCCTATTCAATAAGTTCGCACATTTTCTTCACTAGCGATGGCATCCAGCTCATAGAGTCTTCATCACGGCAACATGCACTGAGGAGAAAACAAGGTGAAAACTGGTGGAATGATAAATGGCGAAAAAAGCTTTTAACCTTTATGAATTATTTGTCCCATGAACAAGATACTATAACCCTGGAAGTAGGGAGTGAAGAAAAAATTTTATTATCCAAAACCCCAGTACAATTTCAAAGCCAAGTCACTTATGAAGATCCAAATTCTGACGATATTTTGTCAGAGGAGGAAGAATTAGCAGAAATGATGGACAACAAAAAATCTGATGAGGAAGAATGAAGCATTTAACATACATTGAAGAGCCTACATTGTTGTTTGCACAAAATCAAAAACTTGTAGACCCAAGAGACGGTTTGTCATTTTTTGGGCCGTTAAACAACATTTACGGGATTAAAAGTGGTGTAGTTGGAACAAAAAAAGGCCTAAAAATATTTAAAGATTATCTCAACCTTATCCAAAAGCCGGTCTATAATTCGAATAATACTTCAAGACCAATGTTCCCCGGCTTTGAAGCAGTATTTGGTTGTAAGTGGGAATCAAACAATATTGTTTTCAAAGAGATTGTTGAATCTGAAATCGGGCAATACCTGTATAATGATAGTCCGCATAAACGTACGTATGACTTAGTTTCATTGTTTATTGAGAAAATCACTAAATCATTGAGGGAAGACGATGAAACTCTTGACGTATGGTTTATTATCGTGCCCGAGGAAATATTCACCTATTGTAGGCCGAACTCAGGCATTCCAAAAGAGTTAATCAGAACCAAAAGCCTTTTGGAGAAAAGAAAGGCCAAGTCTTTTCATTACGAGCCTTCTTTTTTTCCTGAAATGGACGAGGAGCTTAGAAAAATGGAAAAAGAGGCAGAAACGTATAATTATGATGCTCAATTTCACGACCAATTAAAAGCTCGACTTCTCGAACATAAAATTCCGACCCAAATATTTAGAGAAAGTACCTTAGCATGGAGAGAAAATTTGAATGGGTTTGGAGCTCCCAAACGAGATTTTAGTAAAATTGAAGGGCACCTTGCATGGACTATTTCGACAGCCGCTTTTTACAAAGCCGGCGGAAAACCATGGAAACTTGGAGATGTAAGAGAAAAGGTTTGCTATTTGGGGTTGGTATATAAAAAAGTAGAGAAAAGTAAGAACCCTAAAAATGCGTGCTGTGCAGCACAAATGTTTTTAGATAATGGAGATGGAACTGTGTTCAAAGGTGAAGTGGGGCCTTGGTATAATCCTAAAAGTGGCGAATATCATCTAAAAACTGATGAGGCCAAGGCCTTAATATCTCAAGCTTTGAATTCCTATTTGGAGCAAAATGGGAGTTGTCCTAAAGAGGTTTTCATTCACGCCAAAACAAGGTTTAATAAGGAGGAATGGGATGCATTTTCTGATGCAACTCCGGATGGGACGAACCTTGTAGGAATTACCATATCAAAGGCCAAGCCAATTAA
Encoded proteins:
- the mazE gene encoding type II toxin-antitoxin system MazE family antitoxin, coding for MTISLDQDAFGFLVTEAGKNRSRFINDLLLSERERMLKGQIHAANLEEVEDIEYKSELTDWEIAAGDDL
- a CDS encoding argonaute/piwi family protein, which translates into the protein MKHLTYIEEPTLLFAQNQKLVDPRDGLSFFGPLNNIYGIKSGVVGTKKGLKIFKDYLNLIQKPVYNSNNTSRPMFPGFEAVFGCKWESNNIVFKEIVESEIGQYLYNDSPHKRTYDLVSLFIEKITKSLREDDETLDVWFIIVPEEIFTYCRPNSGIPKELIRTKSLLEKRKAKSFHYEPSFFPEMDEELRKMEKEAETYNYDAQFHDQLKARLLEHKIPTQIFRESTLAWRENLNGFGAPKRDFSKIEGHLAWTISTAAFYKAGGKPWKLGDVREKVCYLGLVYKKVEKSKNPKNACCAAQMFLDNGDGTVFKGEVGPWYNPKSGEYHLKTDEAKALISQALNSYLEQNGSCPKEVFIHAKTRFNKEEWDAFSDATPDGTNLVGITISKAKPIKLYKKEGNFPIMRGNAYVIDNRSAYLWTVGFVPKIQSALSMEVPNPLFIEINKGEADINQVLKDIMALTKLNYNACIYADGEPVTLRFADKIGEILTASTEIKTPPLAFKYYI
- a CDS encoding toll/interleukin-1 receptor domain-containing protein, which encodes MRKKLFISHATPIDNAFTQWLSLKLIALGYTVWCDILFLEKGVDFWKVIENEIRQNTIKFLLVCTSESLEREGVLQELAVAKSVKRSLGDEAFIYPLVIDKNLKYSDLPVEIIRLNSIDFKASWAKGLQDLLQALEKEQVVPNPPSPEKSKVVYDQLFTLGRTVVNREEIFDSSWFQIEELPVELRFHRFRHNIPRGFKPEMVQYPAVRFGEYIATFAWEYDFIDVWPKTETYRNSESIRIPIGAILADEYESDFIRKGEAKRIVVQLLNQAFEKNFRSEKVTQYSMSNKMAYWFRKGVLEKDKHNSVLMVGKIKENNWHFGIAGSAKLYPFPSYSISSHIFFTSDGIQLIESSSRQHALRRKQGENWWNDKWRKKLLTFMNYLSHEQDTITLEVGSEEKILLSKTPVQFQSQVTYEDPNSDDILSEEEELAEMMDNKKSDEEE
- a CDS encoding JAB domain-containing protein; the encoded protein is MDRINSTVFSTEFMELRVSAVRRGTARISLNSPQRLDVAFRPFFTDCMDDHEEVWVLCMDSELKPLCVSRISSGGLYQSLVPFRYIIRAAVLSNARAVAIAHNHPSGRLQPSREDREFARRLEQAAELFDIRLLDSLILSSEGHYSFRDQGLLN